The genomic DNA CGGGGATCCCGGTGACACGGACGCGTGGTAGGGATCGTCGTCACATTAACATCAGCTCTTTCAATGGGTTGAACGCCGTTAGCGTACCATATGCTAACCAACAAAAGTCACACCACATGGTGGATATTCTACAGTAGCCCACACGACAGCGTGCGCACCGCTAAGGCAGGGCCACATCCGCAAAAATAATCCAAGGGAGAGCTACTGAACTACCAAAACTCAGCCTGCTCCAAGGCTCACACGCGGGACCTAATCGCATACGCGCAACCTTAACAAGCTCATGGCAATGCGCCAGTACAACTGGCAATTGTCTATAACCAACCAGCGTGCGTCAGGTTTACCGAACCAATTTCCACGATGAACAATCGTATACTATTCATTGCTCCATTATCTCTACTCACAGCCAGCGACAACCACAACAAATGTGGCCAACATTTTTCTCGCACCCGGACGACATGTAAGCCTAAAATTAGTGATCTTCATTCCCGAGCTCCTAATAAGTCTAAGTGCTCCTCCCACGCTTGCACgcgggagcaacactagactgggggacatgacgaggtatggTACTGGACCCGACCCGAACGGTCGGACTTTTCtgctatttatcacttttatattaattatatattattattgtgTACTAACCCGCGAAGCCCAGCGCATTGTAGTTTAAACTACACTAGGCTGTGGGCTCgtagagacaacccctaactgggcctggcccattgaggttagggttttcccatatctcctatataaggagGTCTCCACCTCCTCATTAGAGCATGAGATATAGGGCAACacacttttgtagctggaaataggGGATTCTTCCTCTACCGGCCGTCTCTACATTGTCCACGTTTTTCTCTCCTTGTTTGCAGGTCTAGGATGAGACGGAGAAGATGAGGTGTGGCCATGTTCGTATTCATCACCGTTAGAAGAACCGACCCGCTCAGGTTCATGCTTCTTCACCACCATTTACACTGAACATACCCTAACGATAACTCTACATCATTATATGGCATCCTGTAATTCATCACATGTCGATCCTCACACATGTGATGTTGCTCCTCATACATTCTCTGATAATCCTCCTTATGATCGCTATATTAAGCAGTCAAAATCTGAGAAAgttgtgaatgatgattcaaaaggattggtttataccatgattggatcggacaaattattcttagatattgtattcccgattcaaaatgtgatttcagaaaagattgataaagtttttaagaTGGTTGAGATCGAaaaatcagaaatttcaaaatttgctgggaaaaacaagaaaactttttataacaagcctggtttcaaaaagaagaatatgaaggctggtttgggttataaaaagaatcaaaattggaaacaaaatgaaaaatcaaattttaagCAAAAGACGAACTTTGTTCACGGGAAAAGTTCGGAAGAAGAGAAAaaactccaatttagacgacagtctaatgaagagttttATGCttagaaaaagaaacaacaacaggctaaagatgtttcaaagaaaatgtgttttaaatgtgatcaaaatggacatgttgcacgcaagtgtccaaactcaaagcctgttgatgttgaaaaacagaaacgTGAGAATGTGAAACAAAAGTCTACCAGATTTGATTttaaacaaacttggaggtatatcacaaacaagtttgcttcgaatcaaacttggaaaccaaaacAGACTAGGTCTGATTTAAGACAAACCCAGAATTCTCaaacacccagattcagaacaacacaaagttggcaaacatcagttgatatgacaaagccaaatcagttttggaaaccaaaagttttTGTTCAAAGTCAAAATAATCAAAACGAGTCACGATTTTACAAGAGAAGTGCTTCAAAAGGACAGAACTGGGtggttaagaaacaagtgatttCTGTGAATGAAGAAAAAGTTAAAGTCaaagatgaaaaagtttttgtacgagatgacaaagattttccatcATTGAATAAAATTTATTGtgttaaaatgcctaaggttaaacagacctgggctaaattgttcaagtaattgagtttttgtgaatgtgcaggtgctcatgaAGTTTGATTGTCAAGGAAGAGAATTGATAAGCAGCCTGGCATAGGAGGAGAAGGTTGCTGAACCCtagtttggttgaacagggagtttatcgatttttgtacataaataaaccatatttctaaaaaccctaaaaattgaaaattttaaaaaccaaaaatatgtttttattttgtcaaaatatttgaaaaatcaaaaatatatttgtttttagattttgtaaaaaattcaaaaatttcaaaaatatgttgcttgaatatgccgaaaccctcacggcggaacaaacatgattactttcacaagattgaaaaacggttttcaaactgtcgaaaatcagtgggttgtaaatcatgggggtatgtTATTTTTCTACAAAACAGAGCATGAAAAGCAGAAactggatggcgagacaaagttatcagtgtcggtttgtcaaattttttttaaaaggttttgcattttagggggagtaagaatttgtcagaaaatacaaaaacattagaaaatttgaaaaggccaaaaacatgataaaatgaaaaagagtttttgtgtaaaaagatgaaatgatagtacatcagtagacaatcacagtacgctaaagaaatggaatgttttaatgtgataaacggtctcactgatgatatgccagtaggtttttacacgtttagtagattgttttcgagatataaacctaaatatcaaatactttacatatctcgtggggaacatctctcggatatatgggtaaccctcggaatcttgtttgagagattgcctgattctgagatactaggtctttatgttgtttgatatctggggtattataccttgtcttctgattttgcggaagcaatggcctagacctcgtataatactttacgcgtttttaaagcttaccctctgcataaaaattgaaaaatatcgaaagatatgaatcaattgcagttgaagaaaagattctgtaaagggaacacacctcaaagtcgagccttcatctctttgactgaatggaagttcatacctgagctcttaaGGTCCCGCACTAACCCAGATATAGATAtcagattggtatactcacctgtaagactaaatctagggaattttgatacgggggtatattctgaggtgggacacgcgaataagttaagtccttaaaacattaatttcgtatctcgaacagttgaactttgtgtgaaaatttaagtggatcagtatactgacaatctaagtgaatcgtttagaactaaAGTGTTTaaaagctcaacggtgctagtgatctgtcataaactgatatgatcctctgacacaaaCTCAACAAAAATATgcctgtaaatatttctttactgctttatctttcagaaaattacaaaaagatttttgattcccttttattttcgacaaccgatgtctaagagctgagtttcaaaatctaagtatgttgtacgtgtttctgaaaataaaacaagttcattaaattgaaaCTTGAATTTTTTAAAagcaaaaacagtttgtgatatctccaaggtcattaagttggacttggatgatttaCTGTGAGGGATTTGGATTCTTAATTGTTAAAATCAGATTAAAGAGCTATGTTCCATTCTTGGTCGCTTAAATCGTCAAATCTATGAAGTTTGTTGATAAGGGAAGTGGAAATGTTTTAAAAAGTGCCAGGTTACGATTCCTGGACAACTGAAAATGCTTTCACTGTAAAAATATTTTTGCATATGTTGAGAAAGCCAGGTCATCAATCCTGGAGATTCAAAATGTTTTTACTCATAAATGTTTGAGATattgcagatgttataccagatTACGATGCcgatagccgagtctaagggggagtctgaagacaatcACAGCGCAAGAGGAAGCGTGCATTCAAAGAGCCAGGTAACTATCCTGGAGGAGCTTGTATCCGAAAAGTAAGGTGttgatcccaaaagcacggaagcttgacgaaagggagAGCCTGAAGATAGAGTCTAACGAAAGGGAAAGTTAAAGCTGAAAatagatccacggggattctgtttgaGAAAGAGGGAGTCTGTGGTTGCTGATGACATCAAActttcaagaagactcagagagagagagagagagagagagagagagagagagagagagagagagaaagtcaagacgctacgagattgactgcggcaatatccaagggggagtctgttagtgcagtaatgtctatcgcctccgtcaatcaagTTCGTAGCAGATTCATAAGTAAACtagactttatgatgtaatatttaGAGAAAAAGgtaaggtggcaatcttgtaaataAGGAAACCTTCTTtatgccttggcctataaataggagttttagggttctcatttagaacttttgGCCACATTAGAGACTTGGAGCTTTTGAAGGTtagagagagaatctagagagagaaagtggcaaggtgattcacggttcttTGTACGTTTCAGAtctatcaatagaatcacgtttatagtACGTTCTcatgtgttcggtcacgcacagTCACGGATTctgcacgtcgaacgtgtcatacgcaatcgtttcagAGTctaaaccggtcctaacaagaaTGGGAAGTGGTTATCAGAGAGTTCAATTTAGCAGATAATGACTGGCTATCTGATATTTTTACACTCAGGGAATCTTGGATCCCTGCATACTATAGAATGGAAGAGATGTCGGGTCTTATGCGAACGACATCGAGGTCAGAGAGTGAAAATCATTTTTTTGGTCAAGTGTACAATTCGAAAGCTACTCTTGTTAAGTTCATGACTCATTACGAAACTGCAATAGAAGCACAGCGTCACACGCACCGGAAAAATGATCATGAATCTCGATACAAACGACCCCAGTTGAAGAGTAATTACCAATTGTTGGAAGGCCAAGCTATTGACATATACACAAAAAGTATTTTTTGTGACGTTCAAGCTGAGCTAATTGAAATTGCGGATTGCATAAATCAACGTTATGAAGATCAGCCCGATGGGTTtattaagttttacataaatgacTTCCAGCAGCCTTGTATATCCTTATTTGAGGTAAACAATGGCGTTTTGTTTTTTATATGGCATTTTCTGTGAATGGCGTTTTATCATATCCattgtgtttttttaatttttttagacaAACATTCTCTGCATGCCATTATAGAGatattgtttttggcgtttttcaggTAATGTTCCGTAAGTCTGATTGAACATGCAGTTGCTCATGCAGGCTTTTGAGCAATTTGGTTTGCTATGTCGACATATATTCTATGTTTTGAGAATTATGGACATTAAggaatttccaaaacaatacattTTGAATAGATGGCGCAAAGATGCTTCCCTAAACTGCTCTCCCGAATACTCAATTAGTCGTGAAGATATTACTGAGCTTGATCCCGATGTGCAAAGTATGATGTGAGATATTATTTTTTCAACGGAATATACTTTGAAACGTTTATATGGTAATAAAGAGGAGTTATCTTTATACAAGGATCATGTTCAATCTTATATGAAGAAGGTTCAAGATATGCAGATTGTTGCTCCTCCCGCTAGTACTAGGGATAGATTTGCCGAGATAACCGGTCAATATAAAACGACAAGAATCCGATAAGAGTCCCTATTGGGTATAAATCCAAAAGTTCTGGTTCTTGGAAGCGACTGAAATCTATACAGGAGATAGCAATCGAGAAAAAGAAATCAAAGTCGAAACCCGGGGCCAAAGAAAGACAGTGTCAGAACTGCAAAGGCTGTGGACACTACGCATCGACATGCAAACATGCCATAATTAAAAGAAGATCGACAAGGTC from Helianthus annuus cultivar XRQ/B chromosome 7, HanXRQr2.0-SUNRISE, whole genome shotgun sequence includes the following:
- the LOC110866450 gene encoding protein FAR1-RELATED SEQUENCE 5-like; the encoded protein is MEEMSGLMRTTSRSESENHFFGQVYNSKATLVKFMTHYETAIEAQRHTHRKNDHESRYKRPQLKSNYQLLEGQAIDIYTKSIFCDVQAELIEIADCINQRYEDQPDGQTFSACHYRDIVFGVFQAFEQFGLLCRHIFYVLRIMDIKEFPKQYILNRWRKDASLNCSPEYSISREDITELDPDVQKELSLYKDHVQSYMKKVQDMQIVAPPASTRDRFAEITGQYKTTRIR